GCCACGGGTTATGTCGCTTCGCTCCATAACCCTGTGCTCACTAAAAAAAGGGCGATTGAGAGCTAGTTTGGGTTCCACACCCCGCCACACCGTTTTACACGGCTCTCTCAATCGCCAATGGATGATTTCTTGTACTGTTGCCTTAGCAAAGATATCATGGGCTAATCCGAAGTCAAGAATGGCCTTAGCGAAGAATTGCCCGACAATGCAAGTGTTTACAGGCAGTTACTGTATTTCCGTATCCCATACATAGGGGTTCCCGGGGCCCGACCTAATCCAAATCATGTGCAAAATGAACCCAATCCTTCTGGGACCAATCGATCTGAGACAGAAGCCGCGTGTGGCCGGGGTGGTGGACGATACGGTTGTGCCCGAGACCCTGCAGACCCTGCATGAGCAGGGCGTGGATGTGCTGGAGTTGCGGGTGGATACTTTCGGCCGGTTCGAACCGGAGTATTGCGCGGAAGTGGCAAAGAAATACGCGTTATCGGGAATGCCTCTTTTGGCTACAGTACGGTCTCCCGCAGAAGGCGGGGAGGGGGGGCTTCAGCCCGGGCAGCGTTTGACCCTGTACCGTGCGCTTGCTCCTTATGTGCATGCCGTGGATGTGGAATTGGGTTCACAGGAGATTCTCCCCGGGGTATTGGGCCTGGCCCGGGAACACGGCCTGCTGCCCATTCTTTCCTATCACAACTTT
This DNA window, taken from Candidatus Omnitrophota bacterium, encodes the following:
- the aroD gene encoding type I 3-dehydroquinate dehydratase — its product is MNPILLGPIDLRQKPRVAGVVDDTVVPETLQTLHEQGVDVLELRVDTFGRFEPEYCAEVAKKYALSGMPLLATVRSPAEGGEGGLQPGQRLTLYRALAPYVHAVDVELGSQEILPGVLGLAREHGLLPILSYHNFEQTPDSAELTQIVGQCVAAGAVAKIATMAQSREDALRLAMITLEHCEQGLVTLAMGAPGQFSRVLFPFLGSLLTYGYAARPTAPGQPSAVNLAGAIRSLC